GGAATCAGCTCCACGTTGTAGACGAACGTTCCCAGCGGCACCGCGCTCAAGGGCATCGCGTTCCCGGGCTTCACTTCGGAGTCCGCCCCCGCCGTCACCGTGTCCCCGACGTGGAGCTGCTGGGGGGCGATGATGTAACGCTTCTCGCCGTCCGCGTAGTGGAGGAGGGCGATCCGGGCGCTTCGGTTCGGGTCGTACTCGATGTGCGCGACCTTGGCCGGAATCCCTCTCTTGTCCCGCTTGAAGTCGACGATCCGGTACTTCTTCGGAAAGCCGCCTCCCCGGAGCCACGAGGAGATGTGGCCGCGGTTGTCGCGACCGCCGGTCTTCTTCAGCTTCTCGGTCAAGCTCGGCTCGGGGCGCGATCGCGTGATCTCGTCGAACGACGCGACCGTCCGGAACCGTTGCGCCGGTGTGAGCGGCCTGAATTTGCGAAGTGCCATCGGCTATACCTGCTCGAAGAGCTCGATCGTCTGCCCCTTCTTCAGGGTCACGACCGCCTTCTTCCAATCGG
The sequence above is a segment of the Candidatus Eisenbacteria bacterium genome. Coding sequences within it:
- the rplB gene encoding 50S ribosomal protein L2, with the protein product MALRKFRPLTPAQRFRTVASFDEITRSRPEPSLTEKLKKTGGRDNRGHISSWLRGGGFPKKYRIVDFKRDKRGIPAKVAHIEYDPNRSARIALLHYADGEKRYIIAPQQLHVGDTVTAGADSEVKPGNAMPLSAVPLGTFVYNVELIPGKGGQLSRSAGTFCQVMAREGDYAQLRLPSGEMRKVPVVCICSIGMVGNEDHQNIVIGKAGKSRWLGRRPSVRGVAMNPVDHPMGGGEGKSSGGRHPCSPWGQLAKGKKTRKRKLSDRLIVRRRKQT